The following proteins are co-located in the Castanea sativa cultivar Marrone di Chiusa Pesio chromosome 8, ASM4071231v1 genome:
- the LOC142606428 gene encoding uncharacterized protein LOC142606428 yields the protein MVVICFVIWDLVLVITGPKVPKFRVDSLSVSNFSYSDSSSTATGKWNARFSIYNPNKKYSISYDVVQSTLLYNPKSDLFYDSELISVIRIPDFNQSARNETFIDVAFAVRDAYRSSSFRDIDVNSKISFNVRFIANFKFSADRGGRVKNWGSDTLKVHCEDLVVSLALSNTIAFMSGKLMEPKKCRVF from the coding sequence ATGGTCGTAATCTGCTTCGTTATCTGGGACCTCGTCTTGGTAATCACCGGCCCTAAGGTCCCCAAGTTCCGAGTCGACTCACTCTCCGTCTCCAACTTCTCTTACTCCGACTCCAGCTCCACCGCCACCGGCAAATGGAACGCCCGGTTCTCCATCTACAACCCTAACAAAAAGTATTCCATCTCCTACGACGTCGTTCAGTCCACGCTCTTGTACAATCCCAAGTCCGACCTCTTTTACGATTCCGAGCTCATATCCGTGATCCGAATCCCTGACTTCAACCAGTCCGCGCGTAACGAAACGTTTATCGATGTTGCGTTCGCGGTCAGAGACGCTTACAGATCAAGTTCATTCCGTGACATTGACGTCAACAGCAAAATCTCTTTCAATGTGAGGTTTATTGCTAACTTTAAATTCAGTGCTGATAGAGGTGGACGTGTTAAAAATTGGGGGAGTGACACTCTTAAGGTTCACTGCGAAGACTTGGTTGTTTCTCTCGCTTTGTCAAATACCATTGCTTTCATGTCAGGGAAGCTGATGGAACCCAAGAAATGCAGGGTTTTTTAG
- the LOC142606429 gene encoding NDR1/HIN1-like protein 10: MSTRTRNCVFYGDIVLLLLTTIAITGCLIWGIVLVINNPRFPEFRVDSLSVSNLSYTYPNFSVSGNWNARLSVHNPNKKLSISYDLVQSTLMYKPESSLDYEPEFISVIRIPDFNQSMRNETFIDAAFAVSDAYRSMSLGNINVDSTVSFVVKFLGRIKFKNGRGRLVEDNWGRKWDALKVHCEGLVVSLASSNSGASISGKLVEPRDCKIL; the protein is encoded by the coding sequence ATGTCCACCCGTACCAGAAATTGCGTCTTCTACGGCGATATCGTCCTCCTCTTACTCACCACCATAGCCATCACCGGCTGCCTCATCTGGGGCATCGTCTTGGTCATCAACAACCCAAGATTCCCCGAGTTCCGAGTCGACTCGCTCTCCGTCTCCAACCTCTCCTACACTTACCCAAACTTCTCTGTCTCCGGCAACTGGAACGCCCGGCTCTCCGTCCACAACCCCAACAAAAAGCTTTCCATCTCCTACGACCTCGTTCAGTCCACGCTCATGTACAAACCCGAGTCCTCGCTCGATTATGAACCCGAGTTCATATCCGTGATCAGAATCCCTGACTTCAACCAGTCCATGCGTAACGAAACGTTTATCGATGCTGCGTTCGCGGTCAGCGACGCTTACAGATCAATGTCACTCGGTAACATTAACGTCGACAGCACAGTCTCTTTCGTTGTGAAGTTTCTTGGTAGGATTAAATTCAAGAATGGTAGGGGTAGACTTGTTGAAGATAATTGGGGGAGGAAGTGGGACGCTCTTAAGGTTCATTGCGAAGGTTTGGTTGTTTCTCTCGCTTCGTCAAATAGCGGTGCCTCCATTTCAGGGAAGCTAGTGGAACCCAGGGACTGCAAGATTTTATAG